A stretch of the Pseudoalteromonas marina genome encodes the following:
- the atpA gene encoding F0F1 ATP synthase subunit alpha — MQLNSTEISELIKQRIEKFEVVSEARNEGTIVSVTDGIIRIHGLADCMQGEMIELPGNRYAIALNLERDSIGAVVMGPYADLTEGVKVYTTGRILEVPVGAGLLGRVVNTLGAPIDGKGALDNDGFEPVEKIAPGVIERQSVDEPVQTGYKSIDAMIPVGRGQRELVIGDRQTGKTALAIDAIINQKDTGVKCVYVAVGQKASTIANVVRKLEEHGALANTIVVVASASESAALQYLAPFSGCTMGEYFRDRGENALIVYDDLSKQAVAYRQISLLLKRPPGREAYPGDVFYLHSRLLERASRVNADYVEKFTNGEVKGQTGSLTALPIIETQGGDVSAFVPTNVISITDGQIFLETDLFNSGIRPAVNAGISVSRVGGAAQTKIVKKLGGGIRLALAQYRELAAFSQFASDLDDATRAQLEHGERVTELMKQKQYAPMSVAEMSLSLFAAEKGYLKDIEIAKIMDFEAALLSYASSTYAELVAQINETGNYNAEIEAQLKELLEKFKSTQTW, encoded by the coding sequence CGGTATCATCCGCATCCACGGTCTAGCTGACTGTATGCAAGGTGAGATGATTGAGCTTCCTGGCAACCGTTATGCTATCGCACTAAACCTTGAGCGCGACTCAATTGGTGCAGTAGTAATGGGTCCATACGCTGACCTTACTGAAGGCGTAAAAGTATATACAACTGGTCGTATCTTAGAAGTTCCTGTTGGTGCTGGCTTACTTGGTCGTGTTGTAAACACGCTAGGTGCTCCTATCGACGGTAAAGGCGCTTTAGACAACGACGGGTTTGAACCTGTAGAAAAAATTGCACCAGGTGTAATCGAGCGTCAATCTGTAGATGAGCCAGTACAAACTGGTTACAAATCTATTGATGCGATGATTCCAGTTGGTCGTGGTCAGCGTGAGCTTGTAATCGGTGACCGCCAAACAGGTAAAACTGCACTAGCAATCGATGCGATCATTAACCAAAAAGACACAGGCGTTAAGTGTGTGTACGTAGCGGTTGGTCAAAAAGCATCTACTATTGCTAACGTAGTACGTAAATTAGAAGAGCACGGTGCACTTGCAAATACTATCGTAGTTGTAGCATCTGCTTCTGAGTCTGCGGCACTTCAGTACTTAGCACCGTTCTCGGGCTGTACTATGGGTGAATACTTCCGTGACCGTGGTGAAAACGCATTAATCGTATATGATGATTTATCTAAGCAAGCTGTTGCTTACCGTCAAATCTCATTGCTACTTAAGCGTCCACCAGGTCGTGAAGCATACCCAGGTGACGTATTCTATCTTCACTCGCGTCTTTTAGAGCGTGCATCGCGTGTAAACGCTGATTACGTTGAAAAGTTCACTAACGGTGAAGTGAAAGGACAAACTGGTTCATTGACGGCATTGCCTATCATTGAAACTCAAGGCGGCGACGTTTCTGCGTTCGTACCGACTAACGTTATCTCTATCACCGATGGTCAGATCTTCTTAGAAACTGACTTATTCAACTCAGGTATCCGTCCGGCAGTAAATGCTGGTATCTCGGTATCGCGTGTTGGTGGTGCTGCACAAACTAAAATCGTTAAGAAACTAGGAGGCGGTATCCGTCTAGCCCTAGCTCAGTACCGTGAATTAGCTGCGTTCTCGCAGTTCGCGTCTGACCTTGACGATGCTACACGTGCTCAACTTGAGCATGGTGAGCGTGTAACAGAGCTAATGAAGCAGAAACAGTACGCGCCAATGTCTGTTGCTGAAATGTCTTTGTCGTTATTTGCAGCTGAGAAAGGTTATCTTAAAGATATCGAAATCGCTAAAATCATGGATTTCGAAGCAGCTTTACTTTCTTACGCAAGTAGCACATACGCAGAGCTTGTGGCTCAAATCAATGAAACTGGTAACTACAACGCCGAGATCGAAGCGCAACTTAAAGAACTTCTAGAGAAGTTCAAGTCTACGCAAACTTGGTAA
- the atpG gene encoding F0F1 ATP synthase subunit gamma encodes MASGKEIKSKIGSIKNTQKITSAMEMVAASKMKKAQERVASSRPYADKLRKVIGRVAQANLDFTHPFLEEREVKRVGYIVISTDRGLCGGLNSNEFKKVALDIKAWKEKGVDAEFATLGSKAAGFFQRFGGQVLAKKAGLGDKPSVQDVIGPVKVMLDAFSEGKIDRLFLVYNNFVNTMKQEPTIDQLLPLPKAEEEVSAHTWDYLYEPNPDAILESLLVRFVESQVYQGVVENAASEQAARMVAMKAATDNAGDLMDELQLVYNKARQAAITQEISEIVSGSAAV; translated from the coding sequence ATGGCCAGCGGAAAAGAGATTAAAAGCAAGATCGGGAGTATTAAAAATACTCAAAAGATCACTAGCGCAATGGAAATGGTTGCTGCGTCTAAAATGAAAAAGGCGCAAGAACGAGTGGCTTCAAGCCGTCCATACGCTGACAAATTACGCAAAGTGATTGGTCGTGTTGCTCAAGCAAATCTTGATTTTACTCACCCGTTCTTAGAAGAACGTGAAGTAAAACGAGTTGGTTATATTGTTATCTCTACTGACCGTGGTCTATGTGGCGGCCTAAACTCAAACGAGTTTAAGAAAGTTGCATTAGACATAAAAGCATGGAAAGAAAAAGGTGTAGACGCAGAGTTTGCAACTTTAGGCAGCAAAGCTGCTGGTTTCTTTCAACGCTTTGGTGGTCAAGTGCTTGCTAAAAAAGCAGGCCTAGGAGATAAACCTTCAGTACAAGACGTTATTGGTCCTGTAAAAGTAATGCTTGATGCATTCTCTGAAGGTAAAATTGACCGTTTATTCCTGGTATATAACAACTTCGTTAATACCATGAAGCAAGAGCCAACAATAGATCAGTTACTCCCTTTGCCAAAAGCTGAAGAAGAAGTATCTGCCCACACATGGGACTACTTATACGAACCTAACCCAGACGCTATTTTAGAGTCTTTGTTAGTTCGCTTTGTAGAATCTCAGGTATACCAAGGTGTGGTTGAGAACGCTGCCTCTGAACAGGCTGCCCGTATGGTTGCGATGAAAGCCGCAACTGATAACGCTGGCGACCTTATGGATGAGTTACAGCTTGTTTACAACAAGGCCCGCCAAGCGGCAATCACACAAGAAATTAGTGAGATTGTTTCTGGTTCAGCCGCAGTTTAA
- the atpD gene encoding F0F1 ATP synthase subunit beta, giving the protein MSLGKVVQIIGAVVDIEFSQDNVPAVYDALKVTDGDLAGLTLEVQQQLGGGVVRTIALGTTDGLRRGAAVSNTGEAIQVPVGKATLGRIMNVLGEPIDEAGPIGEEDRMSIHRAAPSYEEQSSSVELLETGIKVIDLVCPFAKGGKVGLFGGAGVGKTVNMMELIRNIAIEHSGYSVFAGVGERTREGNDFYHEMNDSNVLDKVSLVYGQMNEPPGNRLRVALTGLTMAEKFRDEGRDVLFFVDNIYRYTLAGTEVSALLGRMPSAVGYQPTLAEEMGVLQERIASTKTGSITSIQAVYVPADDLTDPSPATTFAHLDATVVLSRDIASLGIYPAVDPLDSSSRQLDPLVIGQEHYDTARGVQTVLQRYKELKDIIAILGMDELSDEDKQLVSRARKIQRFLSQPFFVAEVFTGASGKYVSLKDTIAGFKGILNGEFDDLPEQAFYMVGSIEEAQEKAKSM; this is encoded by the coding sequence ATGAGTTTAGGTAAGGTCGTCCAAATTATCGGTGCCGTTGTGGATATTGAATTTTCACAAGACAACGTGCCAGCCGTATATGACGCGCTAAAAGTAACAGATGGCGATTTAGCTGGTTTGACTCTAGAAGTTCAACAGCAGCTAGGTGGCGGTGTGGTACGTACTATCGCACTAGGTACTACAGACGGTTTACGTCGTGGTGCAGCAGTATCAAACACAGGTGAAGCGATTCAAGTTCCAGTTGGTAAAGCAACACTTGGTCGTATCATGAACGTACTTGGTGAGCCAATCGATGAAGCTGGCCCAATCGGCGAAGAAGACCGTATGTCTATTCACCGTGCAGCGCCTTCATACGAAGAGCAATCAAGTTCAGTAGAACTTTTAGAAACAGGTATCAAGGTAATCGACCTTGTATGTCCGTTTGCTAAAGGTGGTAAAGTTGGTTTATTCGGTGGTGCCGGTGTTGGTAAAACCGTAAACATGATGGAACTTATCCGTAACATCGCAATCGAGCACAGCGGCTACTCAGTATTCGCAGGTGTTGGTGAGCGTACTCGTGAGGGTAACGATTTCTACCATGAAATGAACGATTCAAACGTACTTGATAAAGTATCGCTTGTATACGGTCAGATGAACGAGCCTCCAGGTAACCGTTTACGCGTAGCGTTAACAGGTCTTACTATGGCTGAAAAGTTCCGTGACGAAGGTCGCGACGTACTTTTCTTCGTAGATAACATCTACCGTTACACTCTTGCGGGTACAGAAGTATCAGCACTACTTGGTCGTATGCCATCAGCGGTAGGTTACCAGCCTACACTAGCTGAAGAAATGGGTGTACTTCAAGAGCGTATCGCATCTACTAAGACGGGTTCAATCACATCAATCCAAGCGGTATACGTACCTGCGGATGATTTAACGGATCCATCTCCAGCAACAACGTTTGCTCACTTAGATGCAACAGTAGTACTTTCACGTGATATCGCATCACTTGGTATTTACCCAGCGGTAGATCCACTTGATTCATCTTCACGTCAACTTGACCCATTAGTAATTGGTCAAGAGCACTACGATACAGCGCGTGGCGTTCAAACAGTTCTTCAGCGTTACAAAGAACTTAAAGACATCATCGCAATCCTAGGTATGGACGAGCTTTCTGACGAAGATAAGCAACTTGTATCTCGTGCACGTAAAATCCAACGTTTCCTATCTCAGCCGTTCTTCGTGGCAGAGGTATTTACAGGTGCGTCAGGTAAATACGTTTCACTTAAAGACACAATTGCTGGCTTCAAAGGCATTTTAAACGGTGAGTTTGATGACCTTCCAGAGCAAGCGTTCTACATGGTTGGCTCTATCGAAGAAGCTCAAGAAAAAGCCAAAAGCATGTAA
- a CDS encoding F0F1 ATP synthase subunit epsilon, which produces MAAMTVHLDVVSAEQNLFSGLVESIQVSGSEGELGVNAGHAPLLTALKPGMVRLVKQFGEEELIYIAGGTLEVQPNIVTVLADTAVRGEDLDEQAAEQAKRDAEAQMAKGASSELDYNQAAMQLAEAVAQLRVIQQLRKK; this is translated from the coding sequence ATGGCAGCTATGACTGTACATCTTGACGTAGTAAGCGCAGAGCAGAACTTGTTTTCTGGTTTGGTTGAATCGATTCAAGTATCTGGTAGTGAAGGTGAGCTTGGTGTTAATGCCGGTCACGCGCCACTACTAACTGCCCTTAAACCTGGTATGGTGCGTTTAGTTAAGCAATTTGGTGAAGAAGAACTCATCTACATTGCTGGCGGTACACTAGAAGTTCAACCGAACATAGTGACCGTACTTGCAGACACAGCCGTTCGTGGTGAAGACCTAGACGAACAAGCTGCAGAGCAAGCTAAACGTGACGCTGAAGCGCAAATGGCAAAAGGTGCATCGTCAGAGCTTGATTACAATCAAGCGGCAATGCAACTAGCTGAAGCGGTAGCACAATTACGTGTTATTCAGCAATTACGTAAAAAGTAA